Proteins encoded in a region of the Pelmatolapia mariae isolate MD_Pm_ZW linkage group LG6, Pm_UMD_F_2, whole genome shotgun sequence genome:
- the htt gene encoding huntingtin isoform X7, with amino-acid sequence MATMEKLMKAFESLKSFQQQQGPPTAEELAQRQKKEQAATKKDRVTHCLTICENIVAQSLRTSPEFQKLLGIAMEMFLLCSDDSESDVRMVADECLNKIIKALMDSNLPRLQLELYKEIKKNGASRSLRAALWRFAELAHLIRPQKCRPYLVNLLPCLTRITKRQEETVQETLATAMPKIMSALGHFANDGEIKVLLKAFVANLKSSSPTIRRTAASSAVSVCQHSRRTSYFYTWLLNVLLGLLVPVDDEHPSHLILGVLLTLRYLMPLLQQHVNSTSLKGSFGVMRKEADVQPTPEQLLQVYELTLHYTQHWDHNVVTAALELLQQVFRTPPPELLHMLITAGSIPHATVFRQDTENRSRSGSILEFIAGGGSSCSPLLLRKQRGKMLSGEEDGLEDDPERTEVTTGAFTASVVGADGSSAAQVDIITEQPRSSQHALQPGDSVDLSASSEQGGGGAGTSTSGTPESPNDNEEEMLSRSSSGGANVTPETADYTTPENATPEGGPLGESGTLLGTNDRSLPPSDSSQTTTEGPDSAVTPSDVAELVLDGSESQYSGMQIGTLQDEEDEGTAPSSQEPQEPFLQSALALSKPHLFDGRGHNRQGSDSSVDRFIPKDEPAEPEPDNKPSRIKGPIGHYTDQCAEPLVHCVRLLAASFLLTGQKNGLIPDKEVRVSVKALALSCVGAAAALHPEAFFNSLYLEPLDGVPVVEQQYISDVLGLIDHGDPQIRGATAILCAAIIQAALTKTRFNIHTWLASVQSATGNPLSLVDLVPLLQKTLKDESSVTCKMACSAVRHCITTICSSTLSELGLQLVIDLFALKDSSYWLVRTELLETLAELDFRLVNFLERKTETLHKGDHHYTGRLRLQDRVLNDVVIHLLGDDDPRVRHVAASAVSRLVSRLFYDCDQGQVDPVVAIARDQSSVYLQLLMHETQPPSQFTVSTITRTYRGYNMSNTISDVTLENNLSRVVAAVSHALTSSTSRALTFGCCEALCLLASNFPVGNWSTGWHCGYVSSNSNFSSRSSLNRSRGRTLSLSQPSSAPASSTTSSAPDAERRTLTVGIANTVLSLLSSAWFPLDLSAHQDALLLSGNLIAAVAPKCMRNPWVGEEEGSSGTSSGGPSKLEEPWAALSERSLVVMVEQLFSHLLKVLNICAHVLDDTPPGPAMKATLPSLSNTPSLSPIRRKGKEKEVAEPSATPMSPKKGSEANTGRPTDSTGSTTVNKSTTLGNFYHLPPYLKLYDVLKATHANYKVTLDLHSSQEKFGSFLRATLDVLSQLLELATLHDIGKCVEEILGYLKSCFSREPTMATVCVQQLLKTLFGTNLASQYEGVLSGPSRSQGKALRLGSSSLRPGLYHYCFMAPYTHFTQALADASLRNMVQAEQEQDTSGWFDVMQKASNQLRSSITNAARHRGDKNAIHNHIRLFEPLVIKALKQYTTSTSVALQRQVLDLLAQLVQLRVNYCLLDSDQVFIGFVLKQFEYIEVGQFRDSEAIIPNIFFFLVLLSYERYHSKQIISIPKIIQLCDGIMASGRKAVTHAIPALQPIVHDLFVLRGSNKADAGKELDTQKEVVVSMLLRLVQYHQVLEMFILVLQQCHKENEDKWKRLSRQIADVILPMIAKQQMHLDSPEALGVLNTLFETVAPSSLRPVDMLLKSMFTIPATMASVATVQLWVSGILAVLRVLVSQSTEDIVLSRVHELALSPNLLSCHAIRRLHQHSPSPNDPPAADTICKQETNGETQKAPPEETFARFLLQLVGVLLDDISTRQVKVEITEQQHTFYCQQLGTLLMCLIHVFKSGMFRRITAAASRLLKGESGQTATEANLFYPLESLNSMVQCLITTHPSLVLLWCQVLLIINYTNYSWWAEVHQTPRRHSLSSTKLLSPHSSGEGEEDKPESQLAMVNREIVRRGAVILFCDYVCQNLHDSEHLTWLIVNHVRDLISLSHEPPVQDFISAVHRNSAASGLFIQAIQSRCDNLTTPTMLKKTLQCLEGIHLSQSGSLLMLYVDKLLNTPFRVLARMVDTLACRRVEMLLAETLQNSIAQLPVEELDRIQEYLQNSGLAQRHQRFYSLLDRFRATVVDTSSPTPPVTSHPLDGDPPPAPELVIADKEWYVALVKSQCCLRGDVSLLETTELLTKLPPADLFSVMSCKEFNLSLLCPCLSMGMQRLARGQGSLLLETALQVTLEQLAGVTGSLPAPHQSFLPPSQPQPYWDQLGDVYDEPGFYPRVLSLCRALSQYLLSVSQLPSSLHIPSDKEHLITTFTCTATEVVVWRLLQDRLPLSVDLQWALSSLCLALQQPCVWNKLSTPEYTTHTCSLIYCLRLIIVAVAVSPGDQLLHQEKKMAKGEKDDGDQVDAAHADHMCEWQACEIMAELVEGLPSILSLGHRRNSILPTFLTPTLRNIVISLSRLPLVNSYTRVPPLVWKLGWSPQPGGEFGTTLPEIPVDFLQEKDVFREFLYRINTLGWSSRTQFEETWATLLGVLVTQPITKDQEEDPQQEEDLERTQLNVLAVQAITSLVLSAMTLPTPGNPAVSCLEQQPRNKSLKALETRFGRKLAVIRGEVEREIQALVSKRDNVHTYHPYHAWDPVPSLSAASPGTLISHEKLLLQINTEREMGNMEYKLGQVSIHSVWLGNNITPLREEEWGEDEEDEADTPAPTSPPLSPINSRKHRAGVDIHSCSQFLLELYSQWLIPSSPSNRRTPTILVSEVVRSLLAVSDLFTERNQFDMMFSTLMELQKHHPPEDEILNQYLVPAICKAAAVLGMDKVIAEPVCRLLETTLRSTHLPSRMGALHGVLYVLECDLLDDTAKQLIPTVSEYLLSNLKAVAHCVNLHNQQHVLVMCAVAFYMMENYPLDVGAEFMAGIIQLCGVMVSASEDSTPSIIYHCVLRGLERLLLSEQLSRMDGEALVKLSVDRVNMPSPHRAMAALGLMLTCMYTAVLTSGSDVTGVRGQVDSAVSEAVGVTAGHVGFSSGKEKASPASRPAHSDPQAPDSESIIVAMERVSVLFDRIRKGLPSEARVVSRILPQFLDDFFPPQDVMNKVIGEFLSNQQPYPQFMATVVYKVFQTLHATGQSSMVRDWVLLSLSNFTQRTPVAMAMWSLSCFFVSASTSQWISALLPHVISRMGSSEVVDVNLFCLVAMDFYRHQIDEELDRRAFQSVFETVASPGSPYYQLLGCLQSVHQDTSL; translated from the exons atggccaccatggagAAATTGATGAAGGCCTTTGAGTCTCTGAAGTCattccagcagcagcagggaccACCGACCGCCGAGGAGCTCGCTCAGAGGCA AAAAAAGGAGCAAGCTGCCACAAAGAAGGACAGGGTGACCCACTGTCTGACAATATGTGAAAACATTGTGGCTCAGTCACTGAG AACATCTCCAGAGTTTCAGAAACTGCTTGGCATCGCCATGGAAATGTTCCTGCTCTGCAGCGATGACAGTGAATCAGATGTTCGGATGGTAGCCGATGAGTGCCTGAACAAAATAATCAAA GCACTGATGGACTCCAACTTGCCTAGACTGCAGCTGGAATTgtacaaagaaattaaaaag AATGGTGCCTCTCGGAGTCTGAGGGCAGCTTTATGGAGGTTTGCTGAGCTTGCCCACCTCATCAGACCGCAGAAATGCAG ACCTTACCTGGTCAACCTGTTGCCGTGCCTCACCAGAATCACAAAGCGGCAGGAAGAGACTGTGCAGGAGACACTTGCTACAGCAATGCCCAAGATCATGTCTGCCCTGGGACACTTTGCCAATGATGGTGAAATCAAG GTGCTGCTGAAGGCATTTGTGGCTAATCTGAAGTCCAGCTCCCCAACCATTAGACGGACAGCAGCcagttcagctgttagtgtttgCCAGCACTCCAGACGCACCAGCTACTTCTACACCTGGCTCCTTAATGTGCTTCTGG GTCTGTTGGTTCCGGTGGATGATGAACACCCCAGCCATCTAATACTGGGGGTGCTGCTAACCCTTCGTTACCTGATGCCTCTGCTGCAGCAGCATGTCAACTCCACTAGTCTTAAAGGAAGCTTTGGTGTCATGAGAAAGGAAGCTGATGTACAGCCAACACCTGAACAactgctgcag GTGTATGAGCTAACCCTACACTACACACAGCACTGGGATCACAATGTGGTCACAGCTGCTCTGGAGCTGCTGCAGCAGGTCTTCAGGACTCCCCCACCAGAGCTTCTGCATATGCTCATTACTGCTGGTAGCATCCCACATGCCACCGTTTTTCGTCAGGACACTGAGAACCGCTCACGTTCTGGCAGCATCCTTGAATTCATTG CGGGGGGAGGGTCTTCCTGCAGTCCACTCCTTCTCAGGAAACAGAGAG GTAAAATGCTCTCTGGAGAGGAGGATGGGTTGGAGGATGACCCTGAGAGGACTGAGGTCACTACTGGTGCTTTCACAG CATCAGTTGTTGGTGCAGACGGCTCCTCTGCAGCCCAGGTGGACATCATCACTGAACAGCCTCGGTCTTCCCAGCATGCTCTGCAGCCTGGTGATTCTGTGGACCTCAGTGCCTCCTCAGAACAGGGTGGTGGCGGAGCTGGGACATCTACGTCAGGCACTCCAGAGTCGCCCAATGACAACGAGGAGGAAATGCTGAGTCGGAGCTCCAGTGGTGGGGCAAATGTTACCCCAGAGACTGCTGACTACACCACCCCAGAGAATGCGACTCCAGAGGGAGGGCCTCTAGGAGAAAGTGGGACACTGCTAGGCACTAATGATCGCTCGCTTCCACCCAGCGACTCCTCCCAAACCACCACAGAGGGACCGGACTCAGCTGTCACCCCTTCGGATGTAGCAGAACTG GTACTGGATGGCAGTGAGAGTCAGTACTCTGGAATGCAGATTGGAACACTACAGGATGAAGAAGATGAAGGAACAGCACCTTCCTCCCAAGAACCCCAAGAACCATTCCTGCAGTCAGCACTTG CTCTTAGCAAGCCTCATCTCTTCGACGGCCGCGGTCACAACCGGCAGGGTTCAGACAGCAGTGTGGACCGTTTCATACCAAAGGATGAACCTGCTGAACCCGAGCCCGATAATAAG CCATCACGCATAAAAGGTCCAATTGGGCACTATACAGACCAGTGTGCGGAGCCTCTAGTGCACTGTGTCCGACTTCTTGCTGCTTCCTTCCTACTAACAGGACAAAAAAATG GCTTGATTCCTGACAAAGAGGTGCGAGTAAGTGTGAAAGCCTTGGCTCTCAGCTGTGTTGGAGCAGCGGCAGCACTGCATCCCGAAGCCTTCTTTAACTCCCTCTATTTGGAGCCGCTGGACGGCGTTCCAGTAGTAG AGCAACAATATATTAGTGATGTCCTGGGCCTCATTGACCATGGAGACCCCCAGATTAGAGGAGCTACAGCTATCCTATGTGCAGCCATCATACAAGCTGCGCTCACCAAAACACGTTTCAATATACACACTTGGCTGGCCAGTGTGCAGAGTGCAACAG GTAACCCACTGTCCCTGGTGGACTTGGTGCCTTTGCTTCAGAAGACTTTGAAAGATGAATCCTCTGTCACCTGCAAGATGGCTTGCTCTGCAGTGAGG cACTGCATCACGACTATTTGCAGCAGTACCCTGAGTGAGCTTGGCCTGCAGTTGGTGATTGACCTCTTTGCGCTGAAGGACTCTTCCTATTGGCTTGTTCGCACTGAGCTCTTGGAAACTCTGGCAGAATTAGACTTCCG ATTAGTTAATTTTTTGGAGAGGAAAACTGAGACTTTACATAAAGGAGATCATCACTACACTGGG CGTCTGCGGCTGCAAGATAGAGTCCTGAATGATGTGGTCATACATCTGTTGGGAGATGACGATCCAAGAGTACGGCACGTGGCTGCCTCTGCGGTCAGCAG ACTAGTTTCCAGGTTGTTCTATGACTGTGACCAGGGCCAGGTTGACCCAGTGGTAGCAATCGCCCGAGACCAGAGTTCAGTCTATCTGCAGCTGCTTATGCATGAGACACAACCCCCATCCCAGTTCACAGTTAGCACAATCACAAG GACATACCGAGGCTACAACATGTCCAACACTATCTCTGATGTCACGTTGGAGAACAACTTGTCCAGAGTAGTTGCTGCCGTCTCGCATGCTTTGACCTCGTCTACCTCCAGAGCTCTAACT TTTGGCTGCTGTGAGGCCTTGTGCCTTCTAGCTTCAAATTTTCCGGTGGGCAATTGGAGTACAGGTTGGCACTGTGGCTATGTTAGCTCCAATAGCAACTTTTCATCCCGTTCTAGTCTTAACCGCAGTAGGGGCAGAACCCTCAG TTTATCACAGCCTAGCAGTGCTCCAGCCTCTTCAACCACCTCATCTGCACCAGATGCAGAGCGGAGGACTCTGACTGTAGGAATTGCCAACACAGTGCTCTCCTTATTGTCTTCTGCCTGGTTTCCACTGGATCTCTCTGCGCATCAGGATGCACTGTTACTTTCTGGAAACCTCATAGCTG CTGTGGCTCCTAAATGTATGCGTAATCCCTGGGTTGGGGAGGAAGAAGGCAGCAGTGGGACCAGTAGTGGAGGCCCAAGTAAGTTGGAGGAACCCTGGGCCGCGCTATCAGAACGCTCCCTGGTGGTCATGGTGGAGCAACTCTTTTCCCATCTGCTAAAGGTCCTCAACATCTGTGCCCATGTGTTGGATGATACACCACCAGGACCAGCAATGAAG GCCACTCTCCCCTCCCTGAGCAACACCCCCTCCCTCAGTCCCATTCGTAGGAAAGGCAAGGAGAAGGAGGTTGCCGAGCCCAGTGCCACCCCTATGAGCCCAAAGAAAGGCAGCGAGGCCAACACAG GTAGGCCAACAGACAGTACAGGCTCAACAACTGTAAACAAATCGACTACCCTTGGCAACTTCTACCACCTGCCTCCCTACCTCAAGCTCTATGATGTGCTCAAAGCTACGCATGCCAACTATAAG GTTACGTTGGACCTTCACAGTAGCCAAGAAAAGTTTGGAAGTTTCCTGCGCGCTACATTAGATGTTCTTTCTCAGCTGCTGGAGTTAGCCACACTTCATGACATCGGGAAG tgtGTGGAGGAAATTTTGGGCTACCTCAAGTCCTGCTTCTCCAGAGAACCAACCATGGCCACAGTTTGTGTGCAACAG CTGTTGAAGACACTATTTGGGACCAACCTGGCCTCCCAGTATGAGGGCGTGTTGAGTGGACCCAGCCGGTCCCAGGGCAAAGCTCTACGTCTTGGCTCTTCCAGCTTGCGGCCAGGACTCTACCACTACTGCTTCATGGCGCCATACACTCACTTTACCCAGGCTCTTGCTGATGCAAGCCTCCGTAACATGGTGCAGGCTGAACAGGAGCAGGATACCTCTGG aTGGTTTGATGTAATGCAAAAAGCATCCAATCAACTGAGATCCAGCATCACAAATGCAGCACGCCACAGAGGAGACAAG AATGCCATTCATAACCACATTCGACTGTTTGAGCCGTTGGTGATCAAAGCTTTGAAGCAGTATACCACCAGCACATCTGTGGCGCTGCAAAGACAAGTACTGGACCTGCTCGCTCAGCTTGTGCAGCTCAGAGTCAACTACTGCCTGCTAGACTCAGACCag GTGTTTATTGGCTTTGTCCTGAAACAGTTTGAGTACATTGAAGTGGGGCAGTTCAG AGATTCAGAGGCCATCATTCCCAACATCTTTTTCTTCCTGGTGCTGCTATCTTATGAACGCTACCACTCCAAGCAGATTATCAGCATTCCCAAGATCATCCAGCTGTGTGATGGCATTATGGCAAGTGGCAGAAAAGCTGTCACACATG CCATCCCAGCCTTGCAGCCTATAGTTCACGATCTGTTTGTCTTGAGGGGCTCAAACAAAGCTGATGCAGGCAAGGAGCTGGATACACAGAAAGAAGTTGTGGTCTCCATGCTGCTAAGACTTGTGCAGTACCATCAG GTGTTGGAGATGTTCATTCTTGTACTGCAGCAGTGTCACAAAGAGAATGAAGACAAGTGGAAGAGATTATCCAGACAGATTGCAGACGTCATACTTCCCATGATTGCCAAGCAGCAG ATGCATCTGGACTCTCCAGAGGCATTAGGAGTATTAAACACTCTGTTTGAGACGGTGGCACCCTCCTCTCTCAGACCTGTTGACATGCTGCTCAAGAGTATGTTCACCATCCCAGCCACCATG GCATCTGTAGCTACAGTCCAGCTGTGGGTATCTGGTATCCTGGCAGTGCTTAGGGTACTGGTCTCGCAGTCCACTGAAGACATTGTGCTTTCCCGTGTCCATGAGCTGGCACTGTCTCCAAATCTCCTCTCTTGCCACGCTATCCGCCGCCTGCATCAGCATAGCCCCTCCCCAAACGACCCGCCTGCTGCTGACACAATCTGCAAACAGGAAACTAATGGTGAAACGCAAAAGGCTCCACCTGAGGAAACATTTGCCAG ATTCCTTCTCCAGCTTGTAGGTGTGTTGTTGGATGACATTTCAACCAGGCAGGTTAAAGTGGAGATCACTGAGCAGCAGCACACCTTCTACTGCCAGCAGCTGGGCACGCTGCTCATGTGTCTCATACACGTCTTCAAAAGTG GAATGTTTCGCAGGATCACAGCTGCAGCCAGCCGTCTCCTGAAGGGTGAGAGTGGACAGACAGCCACAGAGGCCAACCTCTTCTACCCCTTAGAAAGTCTGAATAGCATGGTACAGTGCCTCATCACCACCCACCCATCCCTGGTGCTCCTCTGGTGCCAAGTTCTTCTCATCATTAACTACACCAACTACTCTTGGTGGGCTGAGGTTCATCAGACACCCAG ACGACACAGTCTCTCATCCACAAAGCTGCTGAGCCCTCATTCCTCAGGGGAAGGTGAAGAGGACAAGCCTGAGTCCCAGTTAGCAATGGTTAACAGAGAGATTGTACGCAGGGGAGCTGTAATCCTCTTCTGTGACTATGTG TGTCAGAATCTTCATGACTCGGAGCATCTAACCTGGCTGATTGTCAATCATGTTCGTGACCTCATCAGCCTTTCCCATGAGCCGCCAGTGCAGGACTTCATCAGTGCTGTCCACCGCAACTCTGCTGCCAGTGGCCTCTTCATCCAGGCCATCCAGTCCCGCTGTGACAACCTCACTACT CCTACCATGTTGAAAAAGACCTTACAGTGTTTGGAAGGCATCCACCTTAGTCAGTCTGGATCTCTACTGATGCTATATGTTGACAAGCTTCTTAATACACCCTTTCGAGTTTTGGCTCGCATGGTGGACACACTGGCGTGTCGCAGGGTAGAGATGTTGCTGGCTGAGACCTTACAG AACAGCATAGCACAGCTTCCTGTGGAGGAACTGGATAGGATCCAAGAATACCTCCAGAACAGTGGTTTAGCTCAGAG ACATCAGAGGTTCTACTCCCTGCTGGACAGGTTCAGAGCCACTGTTGTTGACACAAGCAGCCCCACTCCTCCAGTGACATCACATCCCTTGGACGGGGATCCTCCCCCCGCTCCTGAGTTGGTCATTGCAGACAAG gAGTGGTATGTGGCTCTGGTGAAGTCTCAGTGCTGTCTCCGTGGAGATGTTTCCCTGTTGGAGACGACAGAACTTCTTACCAAACTACCTCCTGCTGATCTCTTCAGTGTCATGAGCTGCAAG gaGTTCAATCTAAGCCTTCTCTGTCCATGCTTGAGTATGGGAATGCAGCGGTTAGCACGCGGTCAGGGGTCACTTTTGTTGGAGACGGCGCTGCAGGTGACCCTGGAACAACTAGCAGGCGTCACTGGGTCACTTCCTGCACCTCACCAGTCCTTTCTGCCACCGTCTCAACCCCAGCCCTACTGGGACCAGCTGGGTGATGTGTATG ATGAACCAGGGTTCTACCCCAGAGTTTTGTCACTCTGTAGAGCACTATCTCAATACCTGCTAAGTGTGAGCCAGCTCCCTTCTTCACTACATATTCCCTCAGACAAGGAGCACCTCATCACCACCTTCACCTGCACTGCCACTGAG GTTGTAGTGTGGCGTCTGCTCCAGGACCGGCTGCCCCTGAGCGTGGACTTGCAGTGGGCACTTTCTTCCCTGTGTCTGGCGTTGCAGCAGCCCTGCGTCTGGAACAAGCTCTCCACCCCAGAGTACACCACCCATACCTGCTCCCTCATTTACTGCCTTCGCCTTATTATTGTTGCAG TGGCTGTGAGTCCCGGTGACCAGCTGCTGCatcaagagaaaaaaatggcaaaaggagaaaaagatgATGGAGACCAAGTGGATGCAGCGCATGCTGACC ACATGTGTGAGTGGCAAGCATGTGAGATCATGGCTGAGCTGGTGGAGGGTCTGCCGAGCATCCTTTCCCTTGGTCATCGTAGAAACTCCATTTTACCCACTTTTCTCACACCAACATTGCGCAACATTGTTATCAGTCTGTCTCGGCTTCCTCTGGTCAACAGCTACACCCGAGTACCTCCACTG GTTTGGAAACTGGGCTGGTCCCCTCAGCCAGGAGGAGAGTTCGGCACAACGCTGCCTGAGATCCCCGTGGACTTCCTTCAGGAAAAGGATGTCTTCAGAGAGTTTCTTTACCGTATCAATACATTGG GTTGGAGCAGCAGGACTCAATTTGAGGAGACCTGGGCTACTCTACTAGGGGTGCTGGTCACCCAACCCATCACTAAAGACCAGGAGGAGGACCCGCAACAGGAG GAGGACTTGGAGCGTACCCAGTTGAATGTGTTAGCAGTGCAAGCCATCACCAGCCTGGTGCTGAGTGCCATGACCCTTCCCACTCCTGGCAACCCAGCAGTTAGCTGTCTGGAACAGCAGCCTCGCAACAAGAGCCTAAAAGCCCTGGAAACACG GTTTGGAAGGAAACTTGCAGTGATTAGAGGTGAGGTGGAGAGAGAGATTCAAGCGCTTGTGTCAAAAAGGGACAACGTCCATACATACCACCCATACCATGCCTGGGATCCTGTGCCCTCACTATCAGCAGCTTCTCCAG GTACGCTGATCAGCCATGAGAAACTGCTCCTTCAGATCaacacagagagggagatgggcAACATGGAATACAAACTGGGGCAG GTCTCCATCCATTCAGTGTGGTTGGGTAACAACATCACGCCTCTCAGGGAGGAAGAGTGGGGTGAGGATGAAGAAGATGAGGCAGACACTCCGGCGCCCACCTCCCCACCTTTATCTCCTATAAACTCTAG AAAACACCGTGCAGGCGTGGATATTCATTCATGTTCTCAGTTTCTCCTGGAGCTCTACAGCCAGTGGCTGATCCCTAGCTCTCCAAGTAACAGGAGAACCCCAACCATCCTCGTCAGTGAAGTGGTCCGATCG CTGCTGGCAGTGTCAGATCTGTTCACAGAAAGGAATCAGTTTGATATGATGTTCTCCACCCTGATGGAGCTGCAGAAGCACCATCCACCCGAGGATGAGATCTTGAATCAGTACCTTGTGCCGGCCATCTGCAAGGCAGCAGCTGTTTTGGGCATG GACAAGGTAATAGCCGAGCCCGTGTGTCGCCTTTTGGAGACGACCCTGCGCAGCACTCACCTTCCCAGCCGCATGGGAGCCCTGCATGGGGTGCTGTATGTGTTGGAATGTGACCTTCTGGATGACACAGCTAAACAGCTCATCCCCACAGTCTCTGAGTACCTTCTATCCAACCTCAAGGCTGTTGCTCA CTGTGTGAACCTGCATAACCAGCAGCATGTGTTGGTGATGTGTGCAGTGGCTTTCTACATGATGGAGAACTACCCTTTAGATGTGGGAGCTGAATTTATGGCTGGAATAATACag TTATGTGGCGTGATGGTGTCAGCCAGCGAGGACTCCACTCCCTCCATCATCTATCACTGCGTGCTTCGTGGTCTTGAGCGCCTCCTTCTGTCAGAGCAGTTGTCACGGATGGACGGAGAAGCGCTGGTCAAACTCAGCGTGGATAGAGTCAACATGCCATCTCCACACAGAGCCATGGCCGCTCTGGGCCTCATGCTTACCTGCATGTATACTG CTGTGCTTACGTCGGGTTCAGACGTGACAGGGGTTAGAGGTCAGGTTGACTCTGCTGTATCGGAGGCGGTGGGCGTCACGGCGGGTCATGTTGGTTTCTCTTCAGGCAAGGAGAAAGCCAGTCCTGCCAGCCGCCCCGCCCATTCTGACCCTCAGGCCCCAGACAGCGAGTCAATCATTGTTGCCATGGAGAGGGTCTCTGTGCTCTTTGACAG gATTAGGAAGGGTTTACCCAGTGAGGCTCGTGTGGTGTCCAGGATTCTGCCACAGTTTCTGGATGACTTCTTTCCGCCACAGGACGTCATGAACAAGGTCATCGGAGAGTTCCTGTCTAATCAGCAGCCTTATCCGCAATTCATGGCGACAGTCGTCTACAAG GTTTTCCAGACACTCCACGCTACAGGCCAGTCTTCTATGGTGCGAGACTGGGTGCTCCTGTCATTGTCCAACTTCACTCAGAGGACACCAGTGGCCATGGCCATGTGGAGCCTCTCCTGCTTCTTTGTGTCTGCTTCCACCTCCCAGTGGATCTCAGCACT